A stretch of the Snodgrassella alvi genome encodes the following:
- a CDS encoding CsbD family protein has translation MNMNDNGFVDKAKGEVKENVGKVVGDTKTQSEGIVDKAVGSVKDAVHDAANAIDNAVDSIKKKFQD, from the coding sequence ATGAATATGAACGATAATGGATTTGTAGATAAAGCCAAAGGTGAAGTAAAAGAAAATGTGGGTAAGGTAGTTGGCGATACTAAGACTCAGTCTGAAGGTATTGTTGATAAAGCCGTTGGCAGTGTAAAAGATGCTGTGCATGATGCAGCTAATGCTATCGATAATGCTGTGGATTCTATTAAGAAAAAATTTCAGGATTAA
- a CDS encoding LysR family transcriptional regulator → MDIKVLRYFLALTREESITAAADYLHLTQPTLSRQLIELEEELGCTLFIRGRRRITLTEEGIHLRQRAEQILELVHKTESEFHHLDKSLHGDIYIGCGETDALRPVVGVIKMMQKDYPRIRFHIFSGNANDVTERLDKGLLDFGVLIDPARVDKYDSICLPQKDRWGVLMRKDNALAERDFIQPQDLWGLPLIMSRQKYVSNSIASWIKKDYDQLNVVATYNLIFNAALLVEQNVGYALCLDKLINTSGDSVFCFRPLDPLLEVDVNIVWKKFQLFSKVSMLFLQRLKEVFSI, encoded by the coding sequence GTGGATATTAAAGTATTGCGTTATTTTCTGGCACTGACTAGAGAGGAAAGTATAACAGCAGCAGCCGATTACCTGCATCTTACTCAGCCTACGCTGTCGCGCCAGCTTATTGAGCTGGAAGAAGAACTAGGGTGTACTTTGTTTATACGTGGCCGCCGACGAATTACGCTGACGGAAGAAGGCATACATTTGCGTCAACGTGCTGAGCAGATACTGGAGCTGGTACACAAAACGGAGTCTGAGTTTCATCATTTAGATAAAAGTCTGCACGGAGATATTTATATTGGCTGTGGTGAAACGGATGCGTTAAGACCGGTTGTAGGGGTAATCAAGATGATGCAGAAAGATTATCCTCGTATTCGCTTTCATATTTTCAGTGGTAATGCCAATGATGTAACTGAGCGGTTAGATAAAGGATTACTTGATTTTGGTGTATTAATTGATCCAGCGCGTGTGGATAAATATGATTCGATCTGTTTACCGCAGAAAGACAGATGGGGTGTGCTGATGCGCAAAGATAATGCACTAGCTGAACGCGATTTTATTCAACCGCAAGATTTATGGGGACTGCCGCTGATTATGTCGCGCCAAAAGTATGTGAGTAACAGTATAGCTAGTTGGATAAAAAAAGATTATGACCAGCTTAATGTGGTTGCAACCTATAATTTGATTTTTAATGCGGCGCTGTTGGTTGAACAGAATGTGGGCTATGCTTTGTGTTTGGATAAACTGATTAATACTAGTGGAGACAGTGTTTTCTGTTTTCGGCCGCTGGATCCACTATTGGAAGTGGATGTCAACATAGTTTGGAAAAAATTTCAATTGTTTTCAAAAGTTTCTATGCTATTTTTACAGCGGTTGAAGGAAGTTTTTTCTATTTAA